From Rutidosis leptorrhynchoides isolate AG116_Rl617_1_P2 chromosome 3, CSIRO_AGI_Rlap_v1, whole genome shotgun sequence, a single genomic window includes:
- the LOC139897818 gene encoding NAC domain-containing protein JA2-like: MVVPVPVTDPMTQLRLPPGFRFYPTDEELMLQYLCKKVAGHVFQLQIIGDVDLYKYDPWELPSEAMFGEKEWYFFSPRDRKYPNGSRPNRVAGSGYWKATGTDKVIMSERRKVGIKKALVFYVGKAPRGSKTNWIMHEYRLSDPPKKNNSPRLDDWVLCRIYKKNSSAERTLSGGPSVEQSHGSPSSSSSPFDDVLDSFPDTIQTNDDKFINYQTNNFVITEDQKVNIPKFDSGNYGWASIDAFGSQDPINNNLTSVDPAFNMKMKFEKSMDDVEVNNGIRSQRMESSGYLFPQSFANTSDPFAIRYPAQASSSGYRQ, encoded by the exons ATGGTTGTGCCTGTGCCGGTGACTGATCCGATGACTCAGCTTCGGTTGCCACCGGGATTTCGGTTTTACCCGACTGACGAGGAACTTATGCTTCAATACCTTTGTAAAAAAGTCGCCGGACACGTGTTTCAACTTCAGATCATCGGAGATGTAGATTTGTATAAATATGATCCATGGGAATTACCAA GTGAGGCGATGTTTGGTGAGAAGGAATGGTATTTTTTTAGTCCTAGAGATCGGAAATATCCAAATGGGTCTCGACCCAATAGAGTTGCCGGGTCTGGTTATTGGAAGGCTACCGGAACCGATAAGGTGATCATGTCTGAAAGACGTAAAGTTGGAATTAAAAAGGCTTTAGTTTTTTATGTGGGTAAAGCTCCGAGAGGATCCAAAACAAATTGGATCATGCATGAATACCGGCTTTCGGACCCTCCAAAAAAGAACAATAGTCCACGC TTGGATGATTGGGTGCTTTGCCGGATCTATAAGAAGAATTCAAGCGCCGAGAGAACGCTTTCGGGTGGTCCGAGCGTCGAACAAAGTCACGGCTCTCCgtcgtcatcatcatcaccattcgATGACGTTCTCGACTCATTTCCCGACACAATTCAGACAAACGATGATAAGTTTATCAACTATCAAACCAATAATTTTGTGATTACCGAAGATCAAAAGGTTAACATTCCGAAATTCGATTCTGGGAACTACGGTTGGGCAAGTATAGATGCATTCGGGTCACAAGATCCGATCAACAACAATTTGACTTCCGTTGATCCCGCATTCAACATGAAAATGAAGTTCGAAAAGTCAATGGATGATGTTGAAGTGAATAATGGAATCAGAAGTCAAAGAATGGAGAGTTCCGGGTACTTGTTTCCGCAGAGCTTTGCAAATACGAGTGACCCGTTTGCTATCCGGTACCCAGCCCAAGCGAGCAGTTCGGGTTATAGGCAGTGA